The Passer domesticus isolate bPasDom1 chromosome 31, bPasDom1.hap1, whole genome shotgun sequence genome has a window encoding:
- the CCNT1 gene encoding cyclin-T1 isoform X2, giving the protein MATNSLHLTTFSLQYTPPVVACVCIHLACKWSNWEIPVSTDGKHWWEYVDGTVTLELLDELTHEFLQILEKTPSRLKRIRNWRASQAARKSKTDDHGDDESLSEQTILNMISRNNSSDMNIAGLMSMSTSSTAGAGPALPAAAASPAEPSAADPSQADHWHPPAKLDIHRTSEGTSAAEHPQQDGASYPKQSTKNAPSAKVSLKEYRAKHAEELAAQKRQLENMEANVRSQYAYAAQNLLVQQQREREGQQDSNPSPIVLKIPSAGQENPERPPGADKGDKALKMRIPAVGGGGERPMPSKQEDIKMRIKVPAPGDRHGSADEGGAGKSREYKEKHKGHSSNHHHHHHNHHSHKHLHAQLGAGPSTAAKRPGDSKHGAQPGATATPHKGYGPLAPTRKRPLPEEPPAVPHEHQPKVGKVSKGPAVPFPYAHLPGAAHLPGHSSDLSQPSKARGAHKSDKGPSGANGHNVSQASDYQDTVNMLHSLLSAQGMQPTQPPAFEFHSFELLNPRASSGSRAASNTDKPRPPPLPSEPPPPLPPLPK; this is encoded by the exons ATGGCTACAAACAG CCTGCACCTGACCACCTTCAGCCTGCAGTACACCCCACCCGTTGTGGCCTGCGTCTGTATCCACCTGGCCTGTAAGTGGTCCAACTGGGAGATCCCAGTCTCCACGGACGGGAAGCACTGGTGGGAATACGTTGATGGCACTGTAACTCTGGAGCTCTTAGATG AACTGACTCATGAATTCCTGCAAATCCTTGAGAAAACTCCCAGCCGACTGAAACGGATCCGGAACTGGCGG GCCTCTCAAGCAGCCAGGAAATCCAAAACCGACGACCACGGCGATGACGAGAGCCTGTCAGAGCAGACAATCCTCAACATGATCTCCAGGAACAACAGCTCGGACATGAACATCGCTGGCCTCATGAGCATGTCTACATCCTCCACGGCCGGCGCGGGGCCGGCGctcccggccgccgccgctTCCCCCGCGGAGCCGAGCGCCGCCGATCCGTCCCAGGCGGATCACTGGCACCCCCCTGCCAAGCTGGACATCCACAGGACTAGCGAGGGCACGTCAGCCGCTGAGCACCCGCAGCAGGACGGCGCTTCCTACCCCAAGCAGAGCACCAAGAACGCACCCTCGGCCAAGGTGTCCCTCAAGGAATACCGGGCCAAGCACGCCGAGGAATTGGCGGCGCAGAAGCGGCAGCTGGAAAACATGGAAGCCAACGTGCGCTCCCAGTACGCCTACGCCGCGCAGAACctgctggtgcagcagcagcgggagagggaagggcagcaggacagcaaCCCCTCCCCAATCGTCCTGAAAATCCCCAGCGCGGGGCAGGAGAACCCCGAGCGCCCGCCCGGCGCCGACAAGGGAGACAAAGCTCTCAAGATGAGGATCCCGGCGGTGgggggaggcggggagaggccGATGCCCTCCAAGCAGGAGGACATCAAGATGCGGATTAAGGTGCCGGCTCCCGGAGACAGACACGGCTCCGCGGACGAGGGCGGCGCCGGGAAGAGCCGGGAGTACAAAGAGAAGCACAAGGGCCACTCATCcaaccatcaccaccaccaccacaaccACCACTCGCACAAACACTTGCACGCCCAGCTCGGCGCCGGCCCCAGCACCGCGGCCAAGCGCCCGGGGGACTCCAAACACGGCGCCCAGCCCggcgccaccgccaccccccacAAGGGCTACGGGCCTCTCGCCCCCACCCGCAAAAGACCCCTGCCCGAGGAGCCCCCGGCCGTGCCCCACGAGCACCAGCCCAAGGTGGGCAAAGTCTCCAAAGGCCCCGCGGTGCCGTTCCCGTACGCCCACCTTCCCGGGGCTGCCCACCTGCCCGGGCACAGCTCGGATTTATCGCAGCCCAGCAAAGCCCGGGGCGCCCACAAATCGGACAAGGGGCCTTCGGGGGCCAACGGGCACAACGTCAGCCAGGCCAGTGACTATCAGGACACGGTGAACATGCTGCACTCGCTGCTGAGCGCGCAGGGCATGCAGCCCACGCAGCCCCCCGCCTTCGAGTTCCACTCGTTCGAGCTCCTGAACCCCCGGGCTTCCAGcggctccagagctgccagcaacACGGACAAGCCCCGACCGCCCCCCCTGCCCTCGGAACCGCCCCCCCCGCTGCCTCCCCTCCCCAAATAA
- the CCNT1 gene encoding cyclin-T1 isoform X1 gives MEASAGGGGAGPGRRWYFSREQLERSPSRRAGLDPDKELSYRQQAANLLQDMGQRLNVSQLTINTAIVYMHRFYMVQSFTQFHRNSVVPAALFLAAKVEEQPRKLEHVIKVAHACLHPQEPLLDTKSEAYLQQAQDLVILESIILQTLGFEITIDHPHTHVVKCTQLVRASKDLAQTSYFMATNSLHLTTFSLQYTPPVVACVCIHLACKWSNWEIPVSTDGKHWWEYVDGTVTLELLDELTHEFLQILEKTPSRLKRIRNWRASQAARKSKTDDHGDDESLSEQTILNMISRNNSSDMNIAGLMSMSTSSTAGAGPALPAAAASPAEPSAADPSQADHWHPPAKLDIHRTSEGTSAAEHPQQDGASYPKQSTKNAPSAKVSLKEYRAKHAEELAAQKRQLENMEANVRSQYAYAAQNLLVQQQREREGQQDSNPSPIVLKIPSAGQENPERPPGADKGDKALKMRIPAVGGGGERPMPSKQEDIKMRIKVPAPGDRHGSADEGGAGKSREYKEKHKGHSSNHHHHHHNHHSHKHLHAQLGAGPSTAAKRPGDSKHGAQPGATATPHKGYGPLAPTRKRPLPEEPPAVPHEHQPKVGKVSKGPAVPFPYAHLPGAAHLPGHSSDLSQPSKARGAHKSDKGPSGANGHNVSQASDYQDTVNMLHSLLSAQGMQPTQPPAFEFHSFELLNPRASSGSRAASNTDKPRPPPLPSEPPPPLPPLPK, from the exons ATGGAGGCctcggcgggcggcggcggcgccgggcccgggcggCGCTGGTACTTCAGCCGCGAGCAGCTGGAGCGGAGCCCGTCCCGCCGCGCCGGTCTCGACCCCGACAAGGAGCTCTCGTACCGGCAGCAGGCGGCCAACCTGCTGCAGGACATGGGGCAGCGCCTCAACGT ctcccagctcaccATCAACACAGCCATCGTGTACATGCATCGCTTCTACATGGTGCAGTCCTTCACCCAGTTCCACAGGAAT TCGGTGGTGCCAGCAGCTCTTTTCCTGGCAGCCAAGGTGGAGGAGCAGCCTCGGAAGCTGGAGCACGTCATCAAGGTGGCACATGCCTGTCTGCACCCCCAGGAGCCTCTGCTGGACACCAAGAGTGAG GCTTACCTGCAACAAGCCCAAGACCTGGTCATTCTAGAGAGCATAATCCTACAGACCCTGG GGTTTGAGATCACCATTGACCATCCTCACACCCACGTGGTGAAGTGCACCCAGCTTGTGCGAG CCAGCAAGGACTTGGCACAAACTTCCTATTTCATGGCTACAAACAG CCTGCACCTGACCACCTTCAGCCTGCAGTACACCCCACCCGTTGTGGCCTGCGTCTGTATCCACCTGGCCTGTAAGTGGTCCAACTGGGAGATCCCAGTCTCCACGGACGGGAAGCACTGGTGGGAATACGTTGATGGCACTGTAACTCTGGAGCTCTTAGATG AACTGACTCATGAATTCCTGCAAATCCTTGAGAAAACTCCCAGCCGACTGAAACGGATCCGGAACTGGCGG GCCTCTCAAGCAGCCAGGAAATCCAAAACCGACGACCACGGCGATGACGAGAGCCTGTCAGAGCAGACAATCCTCAACATGATCTCCAGGAACAACAGCTCGGACATGAACATCGCTGGCCTCATGAGCATGTCTACATCCTCCACGGCCGGCGCGGGGCCGGCGctcccggccgccgccgctTCCCCCGCGGAGCCGAGCGCCGCCGATCCGTCCCAGGCGGATCACTGGCACCCCCCTGCCAAGCTGGACATCCACAGGACTAGCGAGGGCACGTCAGCCGCTGAGCACCCGCAGCAGGACGGCGCTTCCTACCCCAAGCAGAGCACCAAGAACGCACCCTCGGCCAAGGTGTCCCTCAAGGAATACCGGGCCAAGCACGCCGAGGAATTGGCGGCGCAGAAGCGGCAGCTGGAAAACATGGAAGCCAACGTGCGCTCCCAGTACGCCTACGCCGCGCAGAACctgctggtgcagcagcagcgggagagggaagggcagcaggacagcaaCCCCTCCCCAATCGTCCTGAAAATCCCCAGCGCGGGGCAGGAGAACCCCGAGCGCCCGCCCGGCGCCGACAAGGGAGACAAAGCTCTCAAGATGAGGATCCCGGCGGTGgggggaggcggggagaggccGATGCCCTCCAAGCAGGAGGACATCAAGATGCGGATTAAGGTGCCGGCTCCCGGAGACAGACACGGCTCCGCGGACGAGGGCGGCGCCGGGAAGAGCCGGGAGTACAAAGAGAAGCACAAGGGCCACTCATCcaaccatcaccaccaccaccacaaccACCACTCGCACAAACACTTGCACGCCCAGCTCGGCGCCGGCCCCAGCACCGCGGCCAAGCGCCCGGGGGACTCCAAACACGGCGCCCAGCCCggcgccaccgccaccccccacAAGGGCTACGGGCCTCTCGCCCCCACCCGCAAAAGACCCCTGCCCGAGGAGCCCCCGGCCGTGCCCCACGAGCACCAGCCCAAGGTGGGCAAAGTCTCCAAAGGCCCCGCGGTGCCGTTCCCGTACGCCCACCTTCCCGGGGCTGCCCACCTGCCCGGGCACAGCTCGGATTTATCGCAGCCCAGCAAAGCCCGGGGCGCCCACAAATCGGACAAGGGGCCTTCGGGGGCCAACGGGCACAACGTCAGCCAGGCCAGTGACTATCAGGACACGGTGAACATGCTGCACTCGCTGCTGAGCGCGCAGGGCATGCAGCCCACGCAGCCCCCCGCCTTCGAGTTCCACTCGTTCGAGCTCCTGAACCCCCGGGCTTCCAGcggctccagagctgccagcaacACGGACAAGCCCCGACCGCCCCCCCTGCCCTCGGAACCGCCCCCCCCGCTGCCTCCCCTCCCCAAATAA